The Magallana gigas chromosome 6, xbMagGiga1.1, whole genome shotgun sequence genome includes the window GGCGggggtctaaaaagctgaaaaatcatgaaaaatgggCGAAATATGAAAAGGTCAAAATCTCAGAAAAACCGCTATGTAGAAAATTTTCCACGTTCTGACCAAGAGCGTACAAGGCCTGACAAATCCACCCGTACCCAGGATTTTGAAATGgcgtacatgtatgaaatataaaaaatctttacatttgaaagTGTGCATCAGTACACGTATAATATAAAACTGCATTCTCTGAcgaataaataatatacattaatacatgtacttggtacctatcttctttgttttatttgtttgcttTCTAAACATTACAGCAGGATCTCATATCTGTGATAGCGCTATTTTAATTTATCCGACATTGTGTCTTGACTCCGTGCAGCTGTATTTGGAAACCTATACCTGTCGTGTATATACCTGTCGTGTTTATAGAATGAAGGCACAATATTGACTTCCATCGTGAAAGAAATTCTTTCGTCTTCATTGATCCGAGTGGGGGATATAAAACGCCTTGTACGCCCCTGTTCTTTATTATTGGCATTATAAGGAGTGAATTTAAGGTATTTATGCTGAATTGGGACAGAAAATTCTTATCACAGATTTCCAAAGACATCTCTTGGCTTCAGAGAACTGTCAATCGCAACATCTCGGGCTTTTCCAgcagagctcggaaaaacaTTGAGAAGTTTTTTAATCATCGGTGGTGTTGCTGGCATCCATGCTGACGTCCAACGTTACACATGGCCCTTGGCATTTTGGGTCTCCTTTGTCAAAGGAGCTGCTAGGCGCCTCAGTGTGATCATGCTTATCTTGATCTTTAAGGAAAGTAGTATCtaaaattatgcaaaatattcattattattttacaaagaaatctACGATATACAATTTAGATGTTTAGTACAAGATATTAGTATCTCGATGTTTGCATTATATTTGTACATAAACATAGCTACACGGATCAAAATTCCAAACCTATAACTCTTATTAATGCTTTCTTGTATGCATGCTTAATTTACCTGCAGAGGGAGCTTGACTGTTATCCTGAGATTCTATTGCCTCCCGTCTCACTGTTGATGAATATTAGTTTGATATTGTTCATAAAACAAGAGGCACAATAgccatcgctcacctgagcaacaataacAATAACTCTGAACaattcaacttaaaaaaaaacaaaatgtcgtGATAATTtagtatatctttttaaaaagagcttGACATTTTCTGCACGTATTCTTTTGTTAAAGCATCAAACCCCTTTCGTTGTTTCAGTTTTTGAGTCTTCACTAACTGAGGTTGCTTTCACACGTTTCAGACTTAATGCCTTTTTacagatttttgaagatttttaactatttatttttaagaaaaaaatcaacccCCAATTGTGGTATCCCCCTACCCCTGCAGATCATGATTTAATAaaacctgaatctacactacccgaggatgatttgtatctatttattcctatgtaaaaatttaaatcccATTGGGTTCTCATCCTTACCCCAAggattatgatttgaacaaactggaGTCTACACGATCTAATGATGcttttacacaagtttcagctttcctggccaaatggttttcaTAAAGAAGAttacaaaaagatttttattcaataattccTAGTAAAACTTAAACCCAAATTGTAGTCCCACCCTCCCTCtaagatcatgatttgaataaacttaaatttacactaccttgagtgcttccatacaagtttcagctttttgtACAAATAGTATGtggaaagaagatttttaataaaaaatgtcaacaaattttcaaaaattcgaAATGATTTCCCCTTTAAAAAGAGAGCGTAGCTTTTCAGTTATACAAACTTGGATTCCAAATACATATGGTTATTTTGTTAGGTTAAATTTGACCCAGTAGTTATGGAGGAAGGAgtgaaaattgttaaaagtCTATATTTACAGACtcttctttattctttattcactcaagaccagtttaCCGTATATGAGTTCAACATCagtaaatacaaattaaaaaaggatcaggtgagctaaacataattctgtaaaaatggcactttttgattttaataatccAAAATTTCAGGTTTAGAAATTAAGTCTTCAACttctttaatgaaatatatagatgtattgAGTGTTTAATGTTTGCAATATCGTATCTCTCCTTAACTAAACTGTTtatgttttgctttttttggggttggggggggggggggggagacttACGAATCTCGGAATTGACGCTTTGAATGCCACTGTCAAGTTGATGCTGCTTTGTACTTGATcctgaaattaataattttgttcatgttttaattgattggtggatatttttttttttttataaaactaataaagCTGCTAGATCCTTTTTTTTTAGCTATTAGAGTATCAACTAATTTTCAAATACAAACTAATtgcatataaatatttgaagtaaataaaaacaatttctctAATGGGAACATACAtatagaaaaaagtaaaataaaaaaaaaccccacagtaacaaaccaacaacaacagcaaacaacaaaacaaacaaagctAAATAAATATGCCTCAGTGGAATGTTATGAAAAGGGAACCGTTTGTTTTTGTTCCCAATTGCTTGGGTTTTCATGCATCCATTGTAAACACAATAAACTAAAAATCATAAGTgaataaaatgtacacatgtttaatatttgattcgctaaaacattttcaaagctAATTTCTATTATTTATAATGAATGATAAAGTTGCAATACAATCCCTCCTCGAAAtgcgagggggggggggggggggggggggtgagccTTAACAAGGCGGAAAATAACGCGTTACCCATTTATGTTAAGATTGTCTTGTGAACTTTCTATATCATTTTGTCATTCAAATATCGCTCAAATGACCAGAAAAACTACtttaatgtatattgttttacacATAATAAATCCACAGTTAAGCgtaaaaatgaaaactgaaataaaatctgactaagcagctttaaaaataattacaaaatccaatatttaagtacatttaaagaaattttcaaaaatcatgattctgttgacattttatatgatttgtaaataaatgacaTATATATGTTATTTAGCCACTTTTCCGTACACTCATCAGATGACTGAATCGCTTCTGGtcattttgtgtttgttttacaAGAAAAGGTTCAAATTCATAGCACAACTTATCACAATATGTGGGCATCGTGCCAATTTATGTAAGCAATGAACAAactaatctttaaaaaaataggaAGCTTATGGTATTTATTGTTAGTTACGGAGAGAACGTTAGAAATTTTACGCAAGGGTCGTCAGGGTTTTTATCCATACGAAATAAAGATTCGCAGCCTTACAACACTTGAGTTTAAGTCGACTGGAAAATGACGTAATGGATACTATataaataacagaaaaataacagttttatcAAAGTTGTTAAGAAATCAGATTAGTAGAACCATGCTGAGAAATTAATCATTCTGGGATCAATCGTTTTATTTGTATATCCAAATAGCTGGGGAAAATAACCTCATAAATAGAACTATTAATACTATACCAGTGCCGACTTGGTATTTTAGCATGCACACGTCTAATGTGCATGATAGACCATTGCCTAAAGAGCCCCAAAATCATagtttttcccataggaaaaacaatattcatatACTAGGATATTTAGAATTTCCTAccggaattaaaaaaaaaaaacctttaaattcttttaattcaGGCAGGTATTGAGCAACATTCTAGCAGGattctaaaatttaatatgGAATCTTGATTTCCTGAGAAAACTGTTGGGATTGAATTTCTGTCGGAAATACTTTTATCCGATAGGAATATAATTCCTGTAGAATTTTTAGATAATCCTGCAGGATTTAAATAGAAATACTCCCATGGAAATAATCATTTTTCCataggatattaatttttaaagtaatactcagtatttttcatttgtcaagAAACAATACGTAGGGATTTTTACGAACCTGCATAATAAGCAGATGCAAAAAATTCCACCCTGGCATTGGCCTAATTACCTGGCTcagtgtttttgttttgttttcagtatgtttattttgttttcatacatatataattttacTTGATGTTATCTCACGCAAGCGCGGAAACATTGATGGGATTTGAATGCTGTAGAAgatcatttgttaatttttttatattctgtgtttaatttttttatataatttattaaaggTCAAATttcgcattttttaaaaaatatgaatttcagattaaagttgaaaaaatagGGAAGGGAGGTCAAGCCCACCCCTTTCCTGATTCAACGTCTCTGTTTTAGTCACCATGTATCTTTTCATTGCTAAAATGAAGATATGATATGTCAGAAGGACACTTTCATAAATTATTCATATAGACGTACAGCTGTCAACTCTGTCAAATCTGTTCATGGTTTACAAATTAATATACAGTATATGGTTTACTACCTATATGTCGGAGGTATAAAAATTTAAGTAAGGTAAAACACGCTACTCGGTGCATATTTATTGGTTCATGAAACCAGAGTTGTCTGATCCTGAGTATCTACCCGATACATGATGAACTCGTTTTACACTTTTCACGATGATGTTAATTAGTAAacccgcgttcttggttaccctattttggaaagttctttccaatCATGCATTCAAGAAACGAAACAAATGGacacattttctttattcaacATTTATCAAATCtctaatttctattttaaaaactatactCTAAATAAATTCCCGCTATTTATATTCATTATCCCTGTAATCATTCAATATAACTTCAATTCAAGAATGTTTTCATGCAAACTCCCAATGAATTAGATCCACCATCTTACTCtcattttttgctatttcggaCTGATtcatcgaaaatgaaagtaagtttaaaattaatttcaggaaaattacTTGTCaggtaaaattaaattaatttttatggaCATCATCTTACACGTGTTGAACTACCAAAGATGTAAACAGTAACTCTGGAACAGGTGTTtcgtagtttatttgcaaaatgaatTAATCTATAAGTAAATATGTTATATCTTGAATGTGTATATTATAAAGAGGCATACGAAGCTATAGAAAATAAAGTTTTACTTACTGTCCTTGTACTCTggtatatatatagaaataatgaCACAATGATACGGAGATTATGTTACATTAAATAACGAGCTATAAAACGTCCGTATATttaaggggaaaaaaaataaccttttaaaacataaacatttactTGACTGAATCGAATATCTTCCTTGAAACTCAAATCAATTCTCTTTTTACGTATATATCACGAGAAAAATTTTTCGAGAAATTTACGTGATgcaaaattgaatttcaattCTATAAATATAAAGGCAACTTtcttctagaaaaaaaattaataattattatttactttATGAAAGGAAATGTGATCTATCCTGGCTATCAAATGGTTTATAGCATATAATCTGTAAAATACAGGTATACGATACACTATATTGTGTGTAGTTTTATTCTCTACTTACTTCCCCTGGCGCCAGCTCTCATTGTCACATGTCCACATGCGCCTGtttatcaacaagaaagaagaGAAATAATACTATTACACTGATTGATAACAGACCTGGTATTAAAAACCACATTTTCCcccatcatattttcaaatatcagACCCCAATGAAAGAACTTGTTAGatgaataatgattttatttcaaataatttattatctTGAACTCTGATAATCCTTAAATTAAGCTGAATACATACACCATTTTTTGTTgccaaatatttacattttccattgcctttgcctgtgataactcTACGTATCGACTTtatactatataacccataacttcaaatgacgccaaattgaggcgccagctgggtttgcttatttatatttaaatatttaatcgtacaatggcttaaaattatataaatacatgtataagtattaaggaatcattctttgaatatttgaGGTGACAATTTTGGTcgaggcgtgatcaaatctatcataaagcccttcgggctttattggatttgatcacgccccgaccaaaattatgaTATCATAATACTATCATGATACTATTATAAAGCCTTTCGGGCTTTattgatttgatcacgccccgaccacctcataatattcaaacaaaaattccttattccttatataatttCTGATGAGTACATACAATGACAGGAGCATTTGTCCTGGAATTGATCATTGAGCCTCTTTAACTCTTCAGTAAGTCCCTGACATTCTTGGAGGAGACTCTCCTTACACTTTTCACATGGTCTTCCGTCTTCATTTTTGAAAGTTAGGTCATCTAGATGGTCGTTGTATTCACGGAGGAATTTTCGCGTCTTTGACATGACCTCTTTGATGCACGTGCTATCTTGGTCTATGGGATCTATATTCTCtgtaaaatgtataataatttaCAACGTTTAGTTGGTTTTGGTTTTTGTGTGTCTGTGATTTGAGATTTagtaatgtttaaataaaaagatactaGATGATATCCTGCGCAAGAGCGGtaattaacactttacacattaaaagggcatagtcacgattttggtcaaaatttttttttttcaattttatgttcacaatgctttagtaaggtatttcaataggcaaccaacatttgagtgtcattcgttgagatatgaaaacagaaaaatagaatttgcccaaaatcgtgaccatgcccctttaacatgATACAATGCTCAATATGTTGACTcatgttttttgttcatttttgtatgTGCTGTGTCCGAATTTTTTCGTAATTGCTTTCGTgacatatttatcaaaattgaaaactgCATGGCTTGATATATAGAAAGACGGACAGGAATGAAAATTCAAACTGAAATGAATGATATATACCTGTACTTGACCTTaacttattaattttattagttGTAGCtgtctagaaaaaaaaatcacaaacgtTCTTATATAATTTCAAACCAGTGAGATATTTAGTGCGTcgtattttgtatatttttatcacTGTCCCAAATAGGAATTTCCGATAAAAGACTGTttcgaaaaaaaacccctatACATCATTTATCGATAAAGACGTAGAACACAATCTATTAATTGCTGACAAATTAATATCTTAGGTTTATTCCTAATCTGTCGTggtttaaaaatgtatgaaaattaaaaaaaggccAGTGTTTACATATTCATTTGCATATTTTCAACCAAAGTTGTCAGAGCCAAAGTATCCGCCAGTTGGTTTATtcgccctacactttccgccaAGATGTTAACCCCCGgataccccgttctggaaaaatctttcatttaaaacttaaatcGCATGTTCTATTTTATTTAACAAGTTTTTTTGTATCCAAGGTATCTGCTCGCGGTGCATGATGAACTCGCTCTACACTTTCCACGATGGTGTTAATTAGTTAACCCGCGTTCTGAGTTACCCAGAACTGGAAAGTTCTATCTGATTCTCCCACAAGAGGTCGTGCTTCGCAAGCGAATGAGTTCTACCCATCGCAACCAAAATCGCGCattcaaaaacaaattgcattttttaatttatgcaaCATTCGTCAAATCCTAACACATATGTGTAAGTTGGTTCCCAGTATATTtattcactctttacgtaaGCTATCAATATGATTTCATTGCAATtctatattttgatgcaaactaaAACTGACTCGGATCTGCCAAAGTTTGTCCACCACCGTACTCTCATTTTCTTATTTCGGGCTGGTTTACCGAAAATGATAGtaggttttaaattaattttacaataacatAATATGTATTACTTATAAGTTAAAAGTCACTTGtagcttacggacatcataTTACACGTGTTGAAATTCTAAAGATGTAAGCAGCTCTGGGCCAGGCATTTTATAGTTTATTGGTAAAATGTCtgaatttataagtatagattttGTTCGATTTCTTATTAGTAATTGCTGAAGCTTCTTAGTTGTCATCtaaactttatttcaaaatcaacaatTTGTCAGGTTGTTAACATatcattaattcataaaatcatgaaTGGCTCACCTTTGTGACAAAACCCTATAAAtgatctcccctttaaagagggtgtggcccttcatttaagGAAACCTTAATACTAGTATCTCTCGCACCTTATCATGCTCTGTGTCAagattggttgaaattggtccagCAGTTCTTGAGTAGAGGGTGAAAATGTGAATAGTTTATGACAACAACCACGACGACGACAGATAACATACAAATGTTGATCAAAAAACTCACTTGAGCCTTCGTCTAAAGTGAgctaaaatttgtaaacaaaatatggcTAACTAAACACAAAAGATGCttaatcaaagttttttttaatgtatatcgATATTCTTCTCATGTGATGGTATAACCGAACAGATTCCGGTGCCAAATGGCAAAAGTGTTACATGTCAGTATAACATGTACCGAGAAGTTGTTGCTAAAAATGCTAAACGATGCACTGTGTCAGGATTTAGGCATGTTCGTCTAATTCTTGACAACTAAACGAATGTAATGTAAGTCCAatgctttttcattttttctggcCGATTGGTTTGTTGTAAATGTTGTATTTACTGCAAcccattaaattcaaaatttacaacatgacacaagTGTTAGTTTTCTGGACATTTCGTTGTCATGAAGAAGGCTTTTCtctcattttattcattttcatgttaaaattcaaccaacacataagtttcagcttttctggcttaattgattttgagaagatctactatgattttttaaaatttattcaaatatttcaaattatttcctTTTGGAAAAGGACCTGTGCCTTCATTTTAACGACCTTAAATACCCTTCATTCAAGGATGCTTTAATCCAAGTTTAGTGAAGTTGACCCAGTGATTCTGTAAAAGAAGTTGAAAATTtatagacagacggacagacagacggacggacgccgAACTAAacgtgatcagaaaagctcacattCATTTTCAGCTCTGGTGAGTTAAATTTGAATAGACGTTTTGAATTATTCGTTCAAGTATtaacataatatacatgtatatttttatcatctAAGTATATTGTTTCCTGCTtcttcaaaaatattgtttacactgcTACTCATAAAGGGAATCCCGATGTTATCAATTTATCTGCGTGTGCATATATGCTTTCCTCGAACACTAAAAAACTACTTAAAAATGTACTATTAGCGGTGTATaattcaatatctcaaaattattaatatctAAATGCctataataatttataaacacAGTGTTAGTACACAATGTGAAATCTTTAAAGACTGACTGCGTGATTTACAGTGTATTTCGTGATCCATCaaattttttgattaaatattccACCGAcgcgggttttttttatgtaaccaTCCCTTGCCTTTAAACCCACATGaaccagaaaaaaatcattaaaatatttacacaagcaagcattatttattttgtcatatatttcatttaccGTTTGAAGGTGTGGGACAGCACCATTTTGGAATTTGTGAAAAGGCAATTCTATTCTTCTTATAGTGCTTGATAAATCGATCACATTCATTATGCAGCTCCCTTGCTTCGTTGAGTACATGTATCTGGTCCTCACAGCTTTCGCTCACATCTTTGTGAGTGCTATCTAATATGGCGTCTTTCAAGTCATTATTGTATTTGCGTAAAAACACTCTACAATGGGAAATACCTTTTCTGAGCCATCCAACCGTGAACTGCCTAAATTCTGTCATGATTCTGtaaaacaaattcttttttaaaatacttattgCAACAACAGCGCCATCATATTAAACAACAACACAAACCCCATAGAAAGATAATTCATATTTCTTTCGCGCCTCAATCTACACAGCTTCTTTCATTCATCTTACTGTTTGATCACTTCAGTAATATTATCAACTTGTTGTCCTTAAAAAGGGACTGCATAGATCCTTGGTcggggctgatacaggctgtgatatggaaacagggtatctattattattatcatttattgaataaaatcttACCTAATAGATTAAACCCACTTGAAACATAAAATCATGCATGCAAAATTTGTCTTCATAAGGTAAATCATTTTGCTTAAGGCGTAATTAAATGCTTTAACTAAATAATAGATACTAGTTAAAGGaagtaaattaataaatttttcaatttaaaatactttaatattttgttctttacttataaatattttatggcCAAAATTATCCTATTAGTTTTTTACGGCACATCTGATGGGCAGCGTATTGATTATCCATCTCCCCAATGACGTCCATTTATCTATATTAGAATTGTCAAtgattaaaatacaattatgttaAGTTTACAGTCAATTTAAAGTTCTAAGAATACAAAATTTGGtcataaaaatagataaaacagATTACAATGTTTTATAGAAATTGaaaactgtataaaaaaaaaccccacaaaaaacCCCAGATAGGCTTGCATAAGTTGATAAGtaagaattatttatttcagcgacatgtgttttataaacaaatatagatacatatatattatataataacttAATGAATAACCACCCAGTCAATCGGACCTATGTATCActttataaa containing:
- the LOC117689132 gene encoding uncharacterized protein isoform X1, whose translation is MLLAIMTEFRQFTVGWLRKGISHCRVFLRKYNNDLKDAILDSTHKDVSESCEDQIHVLNEARELHNECDRFIKHYKKNRIAFSQIPKWCCPTPSNENIDPIDQDSTCIKEVMSKTRKFLREYNDHLDDLTFKNEDGRPCEKCKESLLQECQGLTEELKRLNDQFQDKCSCHCACGHVTMRAGARGRSSTKQHQLDSGIQSVNSEILRREAIESQDNSQAPSADTTFLKDQDKHDHTEAPSSSFDKGDPKCQGPCVTLDVSMDASNTTDD
- the LOC117689132 gene encoding uncharacterized protein isoform X2; its protein translation is MTEFRQFTVGWLRKGISHCRVFLRKYNNDLKDAILDSTHKDVSESCEDQIHVLNEARELHNECDRFIKHYKKNRIAFSQIPKWCCPTPSNENIDPIDQDSTCIKEVMSKTRKFLREYNDHLDDLTFKNEDGRPCEKCKESLLQECQGLTEELKRLNDQFQDKCSCHCACGHVTMRAGARGRSSTKQHQLDSGIQSVNSEILRREAIESQDNSQAPSADTTFLKDQDKHDHTEAPSSSFDKGDPKCQGPCVTLDVSMDASNTTDD